ACCAGTTTATAGTTCCCGCTTGAAAGGGCTTTTGCTGTGCGGGCTGCAGCCATGGCCGGACCAACTCCCGCCAGAATAACATCAAATCCTTTCGTGTCTTGAAGCCCCTGAAGGACTGCTTCCCTTTCCGCCTCTACAGCAGTCATTACGAGTATCCTCTCTGAAGGTTCCTGTTCACGACCATTCGCTGTCGGACAAGTTCCCCTATTTTCTTCAGCATTCATAACCCTACCCACTTCCCCCTTTTTTTCGGCCTACGGCGTTCCCTCTTCCTCCGGCAAAACTTTTTTTGGAATCTGGTCTCACCGGCACTTGCATAGAAATGAAAAAACACACTTCATCCGAAGGGACGAGTGCGTTCAAAACATGGTCTACCCCAAATTCAACCTGCACGTAGATTATTTCATGCAAGCCCTTATGCCATTCTCTTGCGGTTGACGATTTCCCTCTTCGGATAGTCCTCTGATGGAAATCATATTTTTCAGCTATCCCTGACAGTTACCTTTGTTCTTATTATACCTTTCAATCCCGGAAAAGATCAAGAAATCGGAGTCCAAGTTATTTCAGATGGCGTATTTGCAATTCATGAAAGTTACCATTCCTCATCTTGGGCATTTTAATTTGCAAATATCCTTCTTTGAATGAAGCCTTGCTCTTGTGAGGGATAATAGAAGCAGGCAATGATATCAATTTCCCTTCATCCTGGCCTGGCCATCCTTCTATTTTAATTTGATTGTTGTTTAAAGAAACGGACAAATCTTCAATGTGAACCTGCTTCGGGATTTTCATCCTTGCAACCAAATCGTTATGCAGTTCAAAAACATCACAGGGAACCTCACGGCTTCCCTCCTTAGCCTGCCGAATCACATTCTTCACGTAATTTTCTACTTTTGCCGGATCCAAATCAAGCGGATTGCCTAGGTCATTAAA
This Paenibacillus larvae subsp. larvae DNA region includes the following protein-coding sequences:
- a CDS encoding Hsp20/alpha crystallin family protein, coding for MDKGRIGEHDWVLQDPFFQNKFPFNDLGNPLDLDPAKVENYVKNVIRQAKEGSREVPCDVFELHNDLVARMKIPKQVHIEDLSVSLNNNQIKIEGWPGQDEGKLISLPASIIPHKSKASFKEGYLQIKMPKMRNGNFHELQIRHLK